From the genome of Capra hircus breed San Clemente chromosome 21, ASM170441v1, whole genome shotgun sequence:
GAGAGCAACCTGGGCCAAAGGGCAGTGTTAAGACTTTGAAGTCATGGCTTTGGGCCAGAGGGAGTACAGGGCTCTGTGCCTGAAAGCTCTGTTGACAAAGCTGGCTCTTTGGCCGTGTCAGCTGGGCATCCAGAATGTGGGTGAGAAGTGGTGAAAAGGGTCTAACAGAGTCCCATGGGAAGAGTCCACTTTCCAGCAGCAGCTTGAAGGACATagttatttccttttattcccCGTCCCTATATGCCCCGCCCCCAACTCTGTCCAACTACCCCATGAGCACAGGGACCTTGGTCATCCTGTATACAAATGGATCCCAGATCTAAGCACAGCACTCAAACATTTGTTGTTGAATAAACAAATTCTAGGGAACAATGTTCAGCTGTGAATGTGCTAGTCTATATATCTAAGAAATGTCTtcagacaaatattatatggtatcacttagtggtatagaacctgcctgctaatgcaggagacataaacgatgtgggttcaatccctgggttgagaagatccactggagggcacggcaacccactccagtattcttgcccgaagaatcccttggacagaggagcctggcaggctatagtccatagtcacaaagtcggacatgattgaagtgacttagcatgcatgcacatatggaatctaaaaaataatacaaatgaatttatatacaaaagagaaacagactcacagacatagaaatcaAACTTATTGTTAGCAAAGGGGAACAGGggtagggataaattagaagtatcGGATTAACAAACTACTTCAAtcgcaccccactctagtactcttgcctggaaaatcccatggatggaggagcctggtgagctgcagtccacggggtcactgagggtcggacgccactgagcgacttttactttgacttttcacttttgtgcattggagaaggaaatggcaacccactccagtgttcttgcctggagaatcccagggacaggggagcctggtgggctgccgcctagggggtcacacagagttggacacgactgaagtgacttagcagcagcagcatacataaaacataaaaataaggattttttgtatagcacagggaactatattcaatatcttataataacctataatggaaaataatctaaaaaatacatgtgtatcactgattcactttgctgtacgcctgaaactaacaatattgtaaaccagctatacttcaattttttttaaaagaaaaaacagaaatacagttaTTTAGAATACTTACCATTTGAGGTGAGGGTATGGGGTAAAGGAGCAAATAGGTGAGAGAGATTAACAAACTTcttacagttataaaataaatgtgtcaCAGGTATGGAATGTACAATGTGGAAaatttaatcaataaatatataatacctTTGCCTGGTGACAGAGaactagatttattgtggtgatcattttgaaatgtgtaGAAATATCATATTACTATGTTCTGCACCAGGAAATAACAGTGCTGTAGGTCACTTTTACTTCAAAACCAAActtgtagaaaaagaaaacagatttgtggttatcagaggcaggagatggagagagaggtaACTGGAGGAAGGcagtcaaaaagtacaaacttccagtttatAAGACAagtaagtactagggatgtatgcacaacatgataaatataattaacactgttgtATGTTATTTATGGAAGTTCTTTAGTGAGTAAACCTTAAGGGTTCTAAATGTaaggaaaaattttttatttcttcaattttgtatctatatgagatgatggatatttaCTAAACTTACTGCAgtgatcatttcatgatgtatgtgagtcaaatcattatgctgtacatcttATAAGTactgtgtcaattatatctcagtaaaactgaaagagaaaaaaatatctttgGTTTTTAGAATCCTTCCtgaatgaatattgaggactgaagGTGGGGATGGTTAGTTAGAAAGGAGAAAAGTGCACAGGGAAGGAGGTACCATTAAGGTTTTCACAAATTCTAGAAGAGGTGGCTTTTCCCAAGCTCCCCAGCACCCATTCTAACTTGCAGAGGACAAAACTACCAAGATGGTCACACTGTTAAAATGCCATTAGAGTCAAGCTTTTCCAGGCAGAGGCAAAACACCACTGATAGGGATAATATATGGGACCCTCAGCAGTCTGGACAAGATTGTCTTAGAGGTCTCTTTCAACCAGGATGTTCTATACTTAAATCTTTCTTCATCCTTCTCCTGCACTTGGACCTTCCAGCCAAGAGCTTATTTTACCAGAACTCACTCTATCGACTGTGTAGACTGCTTATCTTAGGACCACCTTACTTTAACTCTTGTCCATTCCCAGAACACATTCACAGATACATGAGTAAATTTTGTCTACAGATTTATTAGACATAATTTATCACAGTAGAAGATATGGACAAAGTAAttatagttaatattttttatttgccgCAATCTAGcagctttcatttctcttaaaattctcaaAATGTTCTTTGTCAAATCCTGTATCTTGATTGGTTACTCAAAAAATAGACAGCCAAGTACCTGAATCTATTTTTTAAGAATCTCAATTACGTTTATGGTAAATTTACTGAGTGTACATGTCTCATTGCTGTTCAGATAAATGTGATGGCTTTACTGGTAAGGCTGACACTGGCCTCTTATCTGATGCTACCCTATTTCTCTACCTCACTTGCCTCAAATTAAGAGGATCTTCAATCACAAGAAAGAACTCAACACCCTGCTTGAGCAAGTGGCATCCACTCAGTATTCTGGTGTCTTCCTCACTCATAGCTCACTGCCCTTTTCCACTTTTCCCAACCACTCCACAAATATGAAGTCTGACTTATAGAATGTTATGATCCTTCTACTTTATAGTATTCATGAAGTTTCTTAACTTCATaaatttcaatgaaaattaaTCTATAAATGCCCATACTGTTATACCGCTTTAAATAAAACAATCCAGTTGTTGGATCTAGATATCTGTAGAACAGAATATAAACCACTAGCCAAcaaatgttcttaaaaaaaaaaaaaggctttttgtACGGGATTCTGGAGAGTCTCACACTTCTACCCAATCAGGAAGACAGTGACACATGGAAAGAGCACTGGATTGAGAGTCAGAGAAACAAGGTCTggcctctgttttgttttgttttgttttgttttaaatttggctgtgctaggtcttagttgtggcatgtaggatctttaattgcagcatgtgggatctagttccctggccaggaattgaaccctggacCCCatacattgggagcacagagtcccagccagtggaccactagggaagtccctgtcctcAGTTTtaacctcagtctcctcatctgtcacAAGCTGACCCACAGGTACCAACCGTAACTTTCCACATTATTTTTACTTCATGTCCTTTCTAtctgctttttatttgtttttccttgctGCATTACCTAAAGACACAATTTATACCATGAAGACACCTGATGCATTTCTGATTTTACTCCTGGACAAAGGACAGGAGTGCAGTGATGTGAAAGGTAAGTTAAGAGGCtagctctgctccttcctggcACTGACAGCTATGGAGGAAGCAGGGTAAGTGACCAGATCAGGGGTCTCTACTAGGTCTGAGAGAGGGCTGTGCATCAGACCTACTGGAGTTGTGCAAAAGCAGCCAGGCACAaggactcagtcatgtccagctctgtgcgaccccgtggactggagcccaccaggctcctctgtccaggggattctccaggcaagaatcctggagtggattaccatgcccttctccagggatcttcgctacccaggggtcgaacgaacccaggtctcccgaattgcagtcGTTACATATTAGTGTCCACTTGTTAGTTTAgatctttctaatttttctttttcaatttttatttacttagcaAACACTGAGCTCCTAATATGCACATaagagatgctcaataaatgtgagatgaaggaaaaatatacagaaatttaGAAGTCACTCCCACACTCTAGAAAACACATAAATCTTCAAGCTCTCCCCTTCACCATCTTTGGCCCCACCTCTGTTCATATCACAGTCACTAAATGTTCATGTGAATAAGTCCTCAAGCACAGTATGACACGGCTGTGCCTAGTGCAAATGTCCATTTCACTTACAGCTTGTCTTCAAAGCAGATACTTGTCTTCAGCCTGAAACCATGTCAATGGGTCTTCAGTTTCATCTGAGGATACGCCACAGTGATGATGCCTGCTACAGAGGACACGAGGCCTCCGAGGCCTATGATGCCAGGATTGGACTTATAGATCCCCAACTGGTCCAAGGGGTTCAGGATGTCACAGAAGTTCTTCACTGTGTCCAGAAACAAGGGAGGATGCCTCTTCAGAGAGTGGAATAAGAGAAGAAGAAGGGACTGGAGCCACTCTGTCTCCTCGTCAGCCACACTGTACCTGAGGGTATCCTGGGACGCTGACTTCTCCCTCTTTGCCCTGTCGTGTGCAACCTGTTTCATCTGCAGGGAGACTTCATACAGATCCCTGACCAGGCTCAGCAGAAGAGAATAGTAGTAATAGCGGGCAGCCCACCTTCGCCATTTCTCTTTGTTAACACCAGAGGCAAGCCCTGTACTCCTCACGAAGAGGACGGTGTCGCAGATGAAATACATCACACGGTTCAAGCTGGCTAATGTTAGGCATACGCGGGGCACCAGGTCAGTGGCACGAATGCTCTGCTGTGTCGCCTGGAGAGCATGCACCACATTGCCTAGTCTGAACCCTGTAAGAAGAACCCACAAGAATTCATGGTTATTTAATTAGATGTAACAGGATTTTACAGGCAGAAGCCCTGTATCAGGGTGAGAGGTCAGCACTGCTTTTTTTAACAACTGACTGTCATCTGTGGCTCAGTCTTTGCTCAGGAAAGGAAAAGCACTTTACAGTAGATTAAGGACACCTAAGATGATCctggaaggcaaaaaaaaaacagcaacccTTTAAACTTATTGCCTCCATTTGAATGACAACATTAACAAATGACAACATACTTTAGGCCAGGTCAATCATAAGTGTGGGTTGTTACAATTTGCATATTACCAGCTATACTTCTTTAGAAGGAAGGTACTGCAGTAACATGAACTCTGGAATACAACTTTCTTTTGGAGAGTCTGATGCCTTACGCTTATTTACTTTCCAGTTAAaagactgctttttaaaaaaactctttctttggtggctcagcagtaaagaatccacctgccagtgcaggagacgcaggttcaacccctgggttgggaagatcccctggagaaggaaatggcaacctatgccagtattcttgcctgggaaatcccatggacagaggagccttgagggctacagtccacgaggttacaaacagttggacacaacttagcgacttaacaAAACATCATCCTGCTCTGGTCCAAAGACCTTATGGCTCCCTACTGTCAAAAAGCCAAAGTAGAGATAACAGGATTTAGCGGGTAGCACAACTAATAATACTGTCATATGTGACGCCTAGTTCAACTAAATCAACCATTGCCAGGGCATTTCCTTTATCAGAGCACATAACTTGATCAGTGATGCaccaatcaataaatatttgtatatattacaaTCTGAAACATTATGGAGGATACAAAAGAAGTATTTTCCATACATGAATATACCTTAGACCCAGTAAATTCTCAGAAGTAGCTACTCTCAGGAAACATTGATCTCAGAAAAATGTTTGGtattgttttataaaaaataacacaaaatatgTAATGAATAATCCAGGtttccagttctagctgttgcacTAAGTAGCTtagtgaccttgggtaagtcctCTCTAAACTTCAAAGaccaataatttttaaaggaccTTTGAGCCCCAACATTCTGAAGAGGGAGAACTTCTAATCTTGGCTTTCCAATCCACCCAGAAGAGCTCCTTCCCATCCCTCTGCGTGACAAAGTAAGTCTTCTGCTCATCAAACTAGTTTCCTTGTTGATCTTCCAACACAGTGGTTTGCTCAGAGCAGTTCTGAGCCTCCACTATAGGAAACTACCCTTCAAGAATGCTCTCCTAATCCTTCTCTCTCTTGCCACACCTCAAGTTCCCCCTCCTCAAAACAGCTTTCTTTTTCTCAACCAATATATTTGGTACTAAATCTTATATCATTAGACCATGTGATTTTAGTTCTTTCATAAAGCTCAGAACTATACCTACATGAAGCAgatactcaaaatgaattaaatgagtACAACACTGACTGCTTTTTGCGTTTTACATGAAAACAGCCCCACAAATGACTTAAGAAAAAGTATCCATCCATTTCCTCTAGCAATCcctcaagaaaaaggaaaagggaaggggGTCAAGGATATAACTACTGTATTCTCTCAGGGCTCCCAGGAGCCAGAAGTTCATGTCAGAGATTGCCAGAATATTTTGTGATTCTAAGAACTAAAGGTGAACTAACATATTGTATGTTCCACTGGTTATGATGAAGCAGAAAGACAAGATGTCGCACCAAATGTGAACATAGGAGAGTATTTGTGAACCGTTTGCAGCAAAATATTCCATCTTTATGGCCTATCATTCCATGAGGGCAGCCTTACCAGTGATCTTCATCAATCAGCTTGACTGACTAGAAATTCATGACCTAGgaagtatttttgtgaattaCAAGGTCTGAGGATTCTAAACCAGGAGCCACTGTCCCTCAAGGGACAGGGTACTTACATTTACGGCCAGTGCTCACACTAGATTCCAGTTTCTTGAGCTTCATTACAACCTTCTCATTGTCAGCTTTAGGCTCTAACAAATATCTAAGCAACATGCATGTGTACTGAGTGGctctgaaatggaaaagaaaaatgaggagaATGATTTACAAGCCAAATAAAATGTGATTCATGAAGTAAGGGAAAGAGAAACACGTCTTGCTGAAAACAAAGTTTCCAAGACAATTTCTCATGCAGCAGCTCTTACAAGAGCAAAATTCTGCAACATTCATTTCACAGGGCCAAAGGGTAGAACATGTGATGAAAATGCAACACAAAGGTAATGAAATAGAAATCTGCAAAAATAGAGTGAACAGTTCCTCATAACGCCTGTTGCTGGCACAGACAAATCCACCCAGTCAAAAGAGTAAACTGCAGAAAAGTCTACCTCATGTTAAGTCTGCAAAGAtccatattctttattttctccagTATAAATTTCTAAAAGATTTTCAGATTTCTAAAAGGAAATTTTTACCAACTACTTAATGTGACAGGTCACACACACAAATCAGAATCAATGAAAAGTCCACCACTGGCACACTGTTTAGCTTTTTATAAAAGAAGCAAATACAGACCAACACATAAATAAGTATAGATTTGTCTTTCAAACTAATtagcattttatataaaatatagactCCTGTTTAATAATACTAAATATTCAATAAAGTGATCACTGTTGTGAGTACAAACAGCAATGCCTTACTGACAGAAacataacaaatgaaaaaaaagaaacaacaaattaaaaattctatATCATATAACCAAACATCTAAATGCATTTGGCATTCTAGTAAATAAAGTAGATAGATGCCTGTTTCCTACTGTAACTGCATCTGAATCCCCTTATGCTATAAATATTATTCTCAATAAAAATGGTGAATGTGTTACTATGCCTGAAGTAATAAGAAAacaatctctctttctcttgtaAGTATGTTTCCTGGCTAAAGGGCTCAAGCTGGTCAGGTCAATGAATCCCTTTTTCTCAGATGTGGCCTAATAATAGGAATGTGTCCAAACACAAGACATTATTTTCTGAATGCCAGTGTATTCACAAAAGCTGTAGATCACCAAAGGGATTAGGAAATGAATACTAGAAATCTCAGACCTTGAGATAAGTACATGCTGAGTACATATAATAAGTATATACTAAGCAATTATTTATTAACCAACCTCATTGATAAAATTTGCAGGGTATATTCTAAGCACACTGGAACTGGAGGCTTCTGTTTTAATGAAGTTTGTATATAATGCGACCATTTTGAAAATCTACCAAATTAGTTAGAAAGATAGTATGGCTTGATAGTTAAAAGAACTGGGTCCTGAAGTCAACTGTGTGGTTTTaaatctctcagttcagtcacttagtccctATTAAACTCcctctgcttcagtttccccatttctgtgaaatgggaatgattTCAAGAATTTAACCTAATAGGGTTGTGTTGACAGTTAAGTGGGTTAATAGTTGTAACACTGAGAAAACATCTGGCATTAAGCCCGGTTCCAAAAGTTTCATAATTGTTGGGGTGGTTACTATTCATCTGTATGTATCAGCACTGCAcactcagaagaagaaaaaactgtTAAATAAAACTGCAATTGTgactaatttctttttattaagcaCGACTCAACCAAATCCCTAAAAGAAACGTTAGGAGCTAGTATTAAAGCCACAATCTCGTTAATATTTTCAGCAGCACGGCGTGTACCTCAGAAGGGTGGTCAGTTCTTTCTGAGGCTCTCCACACTGCATTTTACGGTTCACAAAACTTTTTCACAGGCGGTATCTCGCTGAGATACGGATGACAAACACAATTCCTCCCCATAAGTATTTCATGGAGCTTTTCAAGACACTACCAAGTGCTCATATGTCAACCTCGAGTTTGAAATAATTCCTTGGAGGAATATTGAGCGGAGAAAACCCACTCTTCCTGGGGTGAGGAGAGAGGGTTCGTCGGCTGGTTTACCGCAGCCGGCGGCCTGGAGGTGCGGGACCGGACGGGAAGGGAGGTGTGTTCGGCCCAACCTCATTGAAGTTAGGGTGAGGAGGAGCTCCTGGGCCACGCTCCCGCCGGGAGCCGGCAGCGGCTTTCCCGGTTTCGTCCACTGGGCTACTACCGCCCTCTCCGGGTGTGGAGAACTGGGAACCTTCGACCCGGGTGAGGGGACCGGGGAAGGGGTAGAGGCCGCGGGCACCTAACTCACCTGAAGAGTCGGTCCCGGCCCTGGGTCTGGTTGGTGAAGCGGATGAAGGCGTCCATGGCACCCAGCCCAAGGACACGCGTCGCACCGGGCTCTGTCACTAGTCCTCAGGGGCGGCCGACAGTCCCCCGCGGGAGCCTCGGTGTCTCCACCCTCGAGGGACCGAGTCTCCCCGCCCCCACGGGGGCGTGTACACCTTCCAAAGAGGGCTTAGTGGACGTCCGGTTGGGACCGGAAGTTGTGGTTACTACGCCGACGCCACGCTGCTGGTCCAGGTGAGAGAAGTATCGGCTTCTGATCCGGGTTCCGCGGCTCCTCACATGTCCCAGGACTCCCCTTTATCTCTAGGATCTCTGAGCGGGGGATCTGAGGGGACCTGTCTCCTCAACCTCAGGCGTCCCTAGGACGCCCTGCGCCTCCCCGCAGATCCTGGGTACCCAGGGACCTCCACAGAGGAGTCCTGAAAGGAGGTTTCCCTGAACTTTTTGCTTGGGGACTGAGGTGCCCAGTCATTTCCCAGCTCTGTACTTCTGTTTTCCCTTGAGCAACACCAGTTCCagatctggggaaggaaatggttaGAGCAGAGATAAGCCAATTCATGGGGTGTATTTTAGCATGAGAGCTAGGTAGAATGAGAGAATTTTTTGTTAGGATTATTGAATGAACACGAAAAGAAGATTGCTCCTCGAGGGAATTCTGAAGGGTTAATATGAAGGAAGTGGGGGCTAAAAGAGATTACAATAAAACTACACCACTGAACTTTCCTTTTTGAGGCTTGAAGACATGAATCCCTACTCTTCCATAAACAGTAATTTTATagaattctccagtattcttggacttcccttgtggctcaactggttaagaatctgcctgcaatgcaggagacctgggttcaatccctgggttgggaagatcccctggagaagggaatggctacccatggggtcacaaagagttggacacgactgagtgacttactacTCACTTATTGTCACAAAGTAAGGGcgtcaatttttttaaactttattcccATGGTCAGGTCTGCCCCTCACATTTGTAGGCCCTGGATGAAAGTACAAATAGAGACCCACAAACCATatgcttaaatatttaaattttaaatcaaggTAACAATTGTTGTATGAGATATGTTCTTTTCTCCTACCTTGACAATGTACCATCATAATGATCTAGAAGACCAGTTTCACGTTCGGGATTCTTGGACTCCTTGGAATACCTGGAAACCCAGCTGGAATATGGCCCTGTGGAGAAAGCTGGTCTCTAGTTCTTTCCCAGTTGTAACAGAGCAGGATGAGCacagcccttcagttcagttcggtttagtcgctcagttgtgtccaaagctctgtgacaccgtggactgcagcacaccaggcttccctgtctatcaccaactcctggagcttgttcaatctcatgtccatcaagtcagtgatcccatccaaccatctcattctctgtcatccctttctcctccggccttcaatctttcccagcatcagggtcttttccaatgagtcagctcttcacatcaagtcgccaaaatattagagtttcagcttcagcatcagtccttccagtgaatattcaggactgatttcctttaggatggactggttggatctccttgtcatccaagggactctcaggagtcttctccaacaccacagttcaaaagcatcaattcttcgggggctcctctttctttatggtccagctgtcacatccatacatgattactggaaaaaccatagctttgactagatggacttttgttggcaaaataatatccctgctttttaatatgctgtctaggttggtcatagcttttcttccaaggagctgcagtccttaatttcatggctgcagtcaccatcctcagtgattttggagaccaagaaaataaagtttctcagtgtttctattgtttcttcatctatttcccatgaagtgatgggaccagatgccatgatcttcattttttgaatgttgagttttaagccagctttttcacactccccttcactttcatcaagaggctctttagttcctctgtgctttctgccataaaggtggtgtcatctgcgtatctgaggttattaatatttctcccagcaatcttgattccaacttgtgcttcatccagccaggcatttcacatgatgtactctgctgctgctaagtcacttcagttgtgttggactctgtgcgaccccataggcggcagcccaccaggctcccccatccctgggattctccagtcaagaacactggagtgggttgccatttccttctccgatgcatgaaagtaaaaagtgaaagtgaagtcgctcagtcatgtctgaccctcagcgaccccatggactgcagccttccaggctcctctgtccatgggattttccaggcaagagtactggagtagggtgacattgccttctccgatgtattctgcataaaagttaaataagcagggtaacaatatacagccttgaggcacTAATTTCCCAATTGCTATGCCTCATTTACTGTGTACTGTTATTAGGCAACAGGTCTTGCTCAGCCATTGGTCGGTGCCTCAAGTGGGCCTTGACCACAAGCAACCAACTGTCAGTGAGCCACAGTTAGTGGTCCTGCCCAGCTATTGGTCAGCACCGCAGTGGGCCCTGCCCACTGGTAACTGTCAAGAGGGACCATTGGAGAAGAGATTGAGTCAGGGGTTGGTGGTGTGGTGGTCATCAGGTGGAGAATGAGGTAAGAGGCAGATTCAGGCTTTCTCTTGGAGGCCCCCCAGCTTACCGCCTTGTGCTAGTGGGTGAGCTGGAAGGTCCAGGGAACAGATTGGGAACTACGTCCTGAGGGCTCCAGAGCCCTCCCTAAGGCCTTCCACTAGCCTTGGCCCAAGGAGGAGCAGtgaacctctcccccatccctgtctctGTGACCCTCTAGCAGTGGCCATCTGTCTGGGTCACAGTCTGTGAGACCTGGTCTCCCCATCTGGGCAGCCTGAGGAGCCTGAGAGCTAGTTGGGTTGGATGCCTGGCTTTCTCAGGGATGACAGCTGGGCAGGATGTGAGAGCCTGGACCTGAAGCAACTAAACTGTACCACCCACTGTGCTAAGCTGCCTATGGCAATAGATTTAATGAGGGATACAAGAAAAGAGCAAAGTACAGCGCAGCGATATGTTAGGTGATAGAGATGAGGATAGAGTGCTGCTAAACACAGATTTGTATAGTTTGTTTTGTTATACCTACAATTCTGTCTTTTCCACAGTATCATAAATTGGATCAttcagtatgtagccttttttttttttaggccacACTGTGCctaaatcagggattgaacccatgcccctacCTTGGAAGTGCAGAGTGTTAACCTCTGGACCAAGAAAGTCCAGTATGTAGCTTttctatttgatttctttcacttggcataatgcatTTGAGTTTCACCCATGTTATGTATATCAGTAGTTTGTACATTTTTAatcactgagtagtattccattgtatggatgtactaTAGTTTATTGTCTCTTTATCCACTGAagtacatttgtgttgtttccagtttgaggcAGTTATAAATAGAGCAGCTATAAATATTTAAGTACAGATTTTCATATGAAAcgttttaatttttcttgcatACATATGTAGAAATGGCATTGCTGAATCCTATTAGTGTGTTTTcaactttgtaagaaactgccaagctgTTGTCCAAAGTGACTCTACTATTTCGTGTTCCCACTGATGTGAATGGGATGTGAATGTGTAGTTTGTCTGTTTACCTGTTGGTAAACATTTAGGTGGCTTTCAGTTTGGGGCTCCTGGAAGTAAAACTGTAATGAATGTTCATTTACAAGTCTATGTATGGACATATGATTTCAGTTCCCTTATATCACACCTAGGAGTAGAATGACTGGATATTGTGGTAGATGTAAATTcaactttttaagaaaatgctAAACTGTTTCCTAAACTGTAGTGTTTTACTTTCCCAGCAGCAACTGGAAGAGTTCCAGTTTTCCTCATCTTCAACAACATGTGTTATGGTCTAACTTTCTAACTTCAGGCATTCTAATACACGGGTAGTACTGTCTCACTGTAattataatttgcatttccctaatgattaaccATGAAGAACATCTTTAGTATGcctgtttgccatctgtatatcttcttttgttAAGTGTCAAtgcaaatcttttgcccatttgaaaaaattgtatcattttcttattattgagttttaagaattctcaaaatattttgaatacaaaCATTTTgcctacaaatattttctcctagtctttaggctaccttttattttcttaaatgttttttgagacgcataagtttgtttttgaaaggTATAAATTATCAGTTTGTTCTTATGGAGTGTGCGCTTTaatgtcatatccaagaaatctttGTCTAACTGAAGATTTCATAGgtttttccctatgttttcttctagaagttttatggttagTTTTACATTTAGGCCTATGGTCTACTTtgaattctttcctgggaaatccaatggacagaggaacctggcaggctatagtccttggagttgcaaaagagttggacatgacttagtgactaaacaactactttgaattaatttttgtatatagtgcaAGGTATTGATCAGAgttcttttttccccatatagATATTTAACCAATGCAACATTATTTATTGAAAGGATTGTGCTTTCTTCACTGAAttatctttgtcaaaaataaactGTCCATATA
Proteins encoded in this window:
- the PEX11A gene encoding peroxisomal membrane protein 11A, with the protein product MDAFIRFTNQTQGRDRLFRATQYTCMLLRYLLEPKADNEKVVMKLKKLESSVSTGRKWFRLGNVVHALQATQQSIRATDLVPRVCLTLASLNRVMYFICDTVLFVRSTGLASGVNKEKWRRWAARYYYYSLLLSLVRDLYEVSLQMKQVAHDRAKREKSASQDTLRYSVADEETEWLQSLLLLLFHSLKRHPPLFLDTVKNFCDILNPLDQLGIYKSNPGIIGLGGLVSSVAGIITVAYPQMKLKTH